A window of the Helianthus annuus cultivar XRQ/B chromosome 4, HanXRQr2.0-SUNRISE, whole genome shotgun sequence genome harbors these coding sequences:
- the LOC110937157 gene encoding shaggy-related protein kinase iota isoform X2, giving the protein MPGAKEMSAPVVDGNEAEAGHIISTTIGGKNGEPKQTLSYMAERVVGTGSFGTVFQAKCLETGETVAIKKVLQDRRYKNRELQLMRAMDHPNVVSLKHCFFSTTSRDEVFLNLVMEYVPETIYRVLKHYENLHQSMPLIYVKLYTYQIFRGLAYMHMVTGVCHRDLKPQNVLVRGEPNISYICSRFYRAPELIFGATEYTTSIDIWSAGCILAELLLGQPLFPGENAVDQLVEIIKVLGTPTREEIRCMNPNYNDFRFPQIKAHPWHKVFHKRMPPEAIDLASRLLQYSPSLRCNALEAIAHPFFDELRQPNVHLPNGRPLPPLFDFKQELAGASMELINRLIPDYVKKQMNMQVPQGVVGS; this is encoded by the exons ATGCCCGGTGCCAAG GAAATGTCGGCTCCTGTTGTCGATGGGAATGAAGCAGAAGCTGGTCACATCATATCAACCACAATCGGAGGCAAGAATGGAGAACCGAAACAG ACCCTTAGTTACATGGCAGAGCGTGTTGTAGGGACCGGATCTTTTGGAACCGTTTTCCAG GCAAAATGCTTAGAAACTGGAGAAACCGTTGCGATAAAAAAGGTTTTGCAAGACCGAAGATACAAGAACCGCGAGTTGCAATTAATGCGCGCGATGGACCACCCAAACGTCGTTTCCTTAAAACATTGTTTCTTTTCTACTACAAGCAGAGACGAGGTTTTTTTAAACCTAGTCATGGAATACGTCCCGGAGACGATTTATCGAGTTTTAAAACATTATGAAAATCTACACCAAAGCATGCCCCTTATTTACGTGAAACTTTATACATATCAA ATCTTTAGGGGCCTGGCGTACATGCACATGGTTACCGGAGTATGCCACAGGGACTTGAAACCTCAGAACGTTTTG GTGAGGGGAGAACCGAACATATCATACATATGTTCACGTTTCTATCGTGCACCAGAACTCATTTTTGGCGCTACGGAATACACCACTTCAATCGATATTTGGTCTGCTGGTTGCATTCTGGCCGAACTTCTTCTCGGACAG CCTCTATTTCCCGGAGAAAATGCGGTGGATCAGCTTGTGGAGATCATCAAG GTTTTGGGCACACCAACTCGAGAAGAAATCCGTTGCATGAACCCGAACTACAACGATTTCAGATTTCCGCAAATTAAGGCTCATCCATGGCATAAG GTTTTTCACAAGCGGATGCCTCCTGAAGCAATTGATCTCGCTTCTCGCCTTCTACAGTACTCTCCAAGTCTTCGCTGCAATGCT CTTGAAGCGATAGCACATCCGTTTTTTGATGAGCTGCGCCAACCTAATGTTCACCTACCAAATGGCCGACCGTTACCTCCTCTCTTCGACTTCAAACAAGAG TTAGCAGGAGCATCTATGGAGCTCATCAACAGGTTAATTCCGGATTATGTGAAGAAGCAAATGAATATGCAGGTTCCGCAGGGTGTTGTGGGGTCATAG
- the LOC110937157 gene encoding shaggy-related protein kinase iota isoform X1 yields the protein MPGAKEMSAPVVDGNEAEAGHIISTTIGGKNGEPKQTLSYMAERVVGTGSFGTVFQAKCLETGETVAIKKVLQDRRYKNRELQLMRAMDHPNVVSLKHCFFSTTSRDEVFLNLVMEYVPETIYRVLKHYENLHQSMPLIYVKLYTYQIFRGLAYMHMVTGVCHRDLKPQNVLVDPLTHQVKICDFGSAKMLVRGEPNISYICSRFYRAPELIFGATEYTTSIDIWSAGCILAELLLGQPLFPGENAVDQLVEIIKVLGTPTREEIRCMNPNYNDFRFPQIKAHPWHKVFHKRMPPEAIDLASRLLQYSPSLRCNALEAIAHPFFDELRQPNVHLPNGRPLPPLFDFKQELAGASMELINRLIPDYVKKQMNMQVPQGVVGS from the exons ATGCCCGGTGCCAAG GAAATGTCGGCTCCTGTTGTCGATGGGAATGAAGCAGAAGCTGGTCACATCATATCAACCACAATCGGAGGCAAGAATGGAGAACCGAAACAG ACCCTTAGTTACATGGCAGAGCGTGTTGTAGGGACCGGATCTTTTGGAACCGTTTTCCAG GCAAAATGCTTAGAAACTGGAGAAACCGTTGCGATAAAAAAGGTTTTGCAAGACCGAAGATACAAGAACCGCGAGTTGCAATTAATGCGCGCGATGGACCACCCAAACGTCGTTTCCTTAAAACATTGTTTCTTTTCTACTACAAGCAGAGACGAGGTTTTTTTAAACCTAGTCATGGAATACGTCCCGGAGACGATTTATCGAGTTTTAAAACATTATGAAAATCTACACCAAAGCATGCCCCTTATTTACGTGAAACTTTATACATATCAA ATCTTTAGGGGCCTGGCGTACATGCACATGGTTACCGGAGTATGCCACAGGGACTTGAAACCTCAGAACGTTTTG GTGGACCCTTTGACTCACCAAGTCAAGATTTGTGATTTTGGAAGTGCAAAAATGCTA GTGAGGGGAGAACCGAACATATCATACATATGTTCACGTTTCTATCGTGCACCAGAACTCATTTTTGGCGCTACGGAATACACCACTTCAATCGATATTTGGTCTGCTGGTTGCATTCTGGCCGAACTTCTTCTCGGACAG CCTCTATTTCCCGGAGAAAATGCGGTGGATCAGCTTGTGGAGATCATCAAG GTTTTGGGCACACCAACTCGAGAAGAAATCCGTTGCATGAACCCGAACTACAACGATTTCAGATTTCCGCAAATTAAGGCTCATCCATGGCATAAG GTTTTTCACAAGCGGATGCCTCCTGAAGCAATTGATCTCGCTTCTCGCCTTCTACAGTACTCTCCAAGTCTTCGCTGCAATGCT CTTGAAGCGATAGCACATCCGTTTTTTGATGAGCTGCGCCAACCTAATGTTCACCTACCAAATGGCCGACCGTTACCTCCTCTCTTCGACTTCAAACAAGAG TTAGCAGGAGCATCTATGGAGCTCATCAACAGGTTAATTCCGGATTATGTGAAGAAGCAAATGAATATGCAGGTTCCGCAGGGTGTTGTGGGGTCATAG